Proteins encoded by one window of Halosolutus gelatinilyticus:
- a CDS encoding NAD(P)/FAD-dependent oxidoreductase yields the protein MVYDIAIIGTGPAGLSAGAYAGRRGYDTLFFEDESIGGELVNRHEIQSYPGFPDGIAGTELRSQLVNTAETYDPDVEMAAVEDVDPGAPHELHTQHGQFQASAVVIATGSSPKRLGVPGESDYWGRGVFDCATCDGPLYAGERIAIIGGRNHAIIDALFLTNHASEVLLIERAEELTADESLAADARTNQQIKVLTGMSVTEIQGDDGVVTSIQLRDLESDETSTESVGGLNVNIGAVPNASFLEDTVDLDDDGSVIVGPDMETSVKGIYAAGDVRMDSPLEVAAAVGDGVTAVRSARTHLETNSSS from the coding sequence ATGGTTTACGATATCGCAATTATCGGTACCGGACCGGCCGGGCTCAGCGCGGGCGCCTATGCGGGACGGAGAGGGTACGACACGTTGTTCTTCGAGGACGAGTCGATAGGCGGAGAACTCGTGAACCGACACGAGATACAATCGTACCCAGGGTTTCCGGACGGAATAGCCGGTACGGAGCTCCGGTCACAGCTCGTGAATACCGCTGAAACGTACGATCCAGACGTCGAAATGGCCGCCGTCGAAGACGTCGACCCCGGAGCACCGCACGAACTCCACACGCAACACGGGCAGTTTCAGGCCTCGGCTGTCGTCATCGCGACCGGAAGCAGTCCGAAGCGACTCGGCGTTCCCGGAGAGTCGGACTACTGGGGACGGGGCGTGTTCGACTGTGCGACCTGTGACGGCCCGCTCTACGCTGGCGAACGAATCGCCATCATTGGAGGCCGAAACCACGCCATTATCGACGCACTATTCTTGACGAACCACGCATCAGAGGTGCTGTTAATCGAACGAGCGGAAGAATTGACCGCCGACGAGTCGCTTGCGGCCGACGCTCGAACTAACCAGCAGATCAAGGTTCTGACCGGTATGTCGGTAACGGAAATCCAAGGCGACGATGGCGTCGTCACCTCGATACAACTGCGGGACCTCGAAAGTGACGAGACGAGCACCGAGTCAGTCGGCGGATTAAACGTCAACATCGGCGCCGTTCCGAACGCGTCGTTCCTCGAGGACACCGTCGACCTCGACGACGACGGAAGCGTGATCGTCGGCCCGGATATGGAGACGTCCGTCAAAGGGATCTACGCAGCTGGAGACGTCCGGATGGATAGTCCGCTGGAAGTTGCCGCAGCGGTGGGCGATGGCGTTACTGCCGTCCGGTCGGCACGAACGCATCTCGAGACGAACTCGAGTTCATAG
- a CDS encoding MoaD/ThiS family protein: MMRYDSRNGPLPSLDVSERAVTETQIRGMYIEVRTFGPVRETIERKFYRYTLESNATVGDLLEQSYPELDDVRAVLDGQAEGDVISVNITVNKRSLKTLEDNETALYDGTVVRLSPPIHSG, translated from the coding sequence ATGATGAGATATGATTCACGAAACGGCCCGCTGCCGAGTCTGGACGTCAGCGAACGAGCGGTAACAGAAACCCAAATCCGCGGTATGTACATTGAAGTCCGGACCTTCGGACCAGTTCGTGAGACTATCGAAAGAAAGTTTTATCGATACACGCTCGAGTCGAATGCGACCGTCGGCGACCTGCTGGAGCAGTCGTACCCGGAGTTAGATGATGTTCGAGCCGTTCTTGACGGGCAAGCTGAGGGCGACGTGATATCCGTGAACATCACCGTCAACAAGCGGAGCCTCAAGACGCTGGAGGACAACGAGACGGCGTTGTATGATGGGACTGTCGTGCGGCTCTCTCCGCCGATTCACAGCGGCTGA